A region from the Tachyglossus aculeatus isolate mTacAcu1 chromosome 5, mTacAcu1.pri, whole genome shotgun sequence genome encodes:
- the CPLANE2 gene encoding ciliogenesis and planar polarity effector 2, translating to MARPLAPGSLVVPSWHRTAEGKDHVSALLRRARRRLFGLIERPVLPPQAAADTASYKIYVSGKSGVGKTALVAKLAGLEVPVAHHETPGIQMTVVYWPAKLQDSNRVLIFRFEFWDCGEAALKKFDHILPACKERADAFFFLFSFTDRSSFEDLPNQIARVAEDAPRAVKMVIGSKFDQYMHTDVPERDLTAFRQAWGLPLLRVKSVPGRRLADGRTLDGWAGVADVAPVLNSLAEHLWHQDRVSAGLVPGPREGHPD from the exons ATGGCTCGCCCGCTGGCCCCGGGCTCGCTGGTCGTGCCCTCCTGGCACCGGACTGCCGAGGGCAAGGACCACGTGTCGGCCCTGCTGAGACGGGCCCGGCGGCGCCTCTTCG GGCTGATCGAGCGTCCCGTGCTGCCTCCGCAAGCAGCTGCAGACACCGCCAGCTACAAGATCTACGTGTCCGGAAAGAGCGGGGTGGGCAAGACGGCCCTGGTAGCCAAGCTGGCCGGGCTTGAAGTCCCCGTAGCCCACCATGAGACCCCGG GGATCCAGATGACAGTAGTGTACTGGCCAGCGAAGCTGCAGGACAGTAACCGGGTTCTCATCTTCCGCTTTGAGTTCTGGGACTGCGGGGAGGCGGCCCTCAAGAAGTTTGATCACATCCTGCCT GCCTGCAAAGAGAGAGCAGatgctttcttcttcctcttctccttcaccgACCGCTCTTCGTTCGAGGATCTCCCCAACCAGATTGCCCGAGTGGCCGAGGACGCCCCCAGAGCCGTCAAGATGGTGATTGGCTCCAA ATTTGACCAATACATGCACACGGACGTGCCCGAACGGGACCTGACAGCCTTCCGCCAGGCCTGGGGGCTGCCCCTGCTGCGGGTGAAGAGCGTCCCGGGGCGACGGCTAGCCGACGGACGCACCCTGGACGGCTGGGCCGGGGTGGCCGACGTGGCTCCCGTCCTCAACAGCCTGGCGGAGCATCTCTGGCACCAGGACCGGGTCTCCGCCGGGCTGGTCCCCGGCCCCCGGGAGGGTCACCCCGATTGA